From a region of the Myxococcus guangdongensis genome:
- a CDS encoding outer membrane beta-barrel protein, whose amino-acid sequence MNALVLVALAALTSGAKPAPSEGGNVLLAPKVGFFKSTTSLGGDLYLGLELGYVTPFLERRLAVTLEVSYHRPQTSGVLTDPQLGGFGAPPPDGRYTLAVREVAFLLSAVYRFERAFGSLTPYVGGGPGLYLHRATSDLFGATASESGGGLGLQALLGVELPLGPGGLFLEAHYHLAPLDFVTTGDVNIGGLLAGGLGYRLRL is encoded by the coding sequence ATGAATGCCCTCGTGCTCGTCGCGCTCGCGGCGCTCACCTCCGGCGCGAAGCCCGCCCCCTCGGAGGGAGGCAACGTGCTGCTCGCGCCCAAGGTGGGCTTCTTCAAGTCCACCACGTCACTGGGCGGAGACCTCTACCTGGGGCTGGAGCTGGGCTACGTCACGCCCTTCCTCGAGCGGCGGTTGGCCGTGACGCTGGAGGTGAGCTACCACCGCCCGCAGACGTCCGGCGTGCTCACGGACCCGCAGCTGGGAGGCTTCGGCGCGCCGCCACCGGATGGCCGCTACACGCTCGCGGTGCGCGAGGTGGCCTTCCTGCTGTCGGCCGTCTATCGCTTCGAGCGGGCCTTCGGCTCGCTGACGCCGTACGTGGGCGGAGGCCCTGGTTTGTACCTGCACCGCGCCACGTCCGACCTCTTCGGCGCCACGGCGTCGGAGAGCGGCGGCGGACTGGGGCTGCAGGCCCTGCTCGGCGTGGAGCTGCCGCTGGGCCCCGGGGGGCTCTTCCTGGAGGCGCACTACCACCTGGCGCCGCTCGACTTCGTCACCACGGGCGACGTGAACATCGGCGGGCTCCTCGCGGGCGGACTGGGCTACCGGCTGCGCCTGTGA
- a CDS encoding DNA-binding transcriptional response regulator yields MRRVLIASPHAASRELLRRVLAVGDESLSISATGDTDDALAAIASSPPALVVVDLRRQDEDHPLFLGLLRKRYPTLPVIALVPGRMRILDGTRERVVDAPGESAESLHQLLESLRTAVRELVAQDLLRVLRTPVGRA; encoded by the coding sequence ATGCGTCGCGTCCTCATCGCCAGTCCCCATGCCGCCTCGCGGGAGCTGCTCCGCCGCGTGCTCGCCGTCGGCGACGAGAGCCTCTCCATCTCCGCCACGGGCGACACCGACGACGCGCTCGCCGCCATCGCGTCCTCGCCGCCCGCGCTCGTGGTGGTGGACCTGCGCCGACAGGACGAGGACCACCCGCTCTTCCTGGGGCTTCTGCGCAAGCGCTACCCCACGCTGCCCGTCATCGCCCTGGTTCCCGGTCGGATGCGCATCCTCGATGGCACCCGCGAGCGCGTCGTGGACGCGCCCGGTGAGTCCGCCGAGTCCCTCCATCAGCTCCTGGAGTCGCTGCGCACGGCGGTGCGCGAGCTGGTCGCCCAGGATTTGCTGCGCGTCCTGCGCACGCCGGTGGGGCGGGCCTGA